DNA from Corvus hawaiiensis isolate bCorHaw1 chromosome 28, bCorHaw1.pri.cur, whole genome shotgun sequence:
CCCGTGGGAATTGGGGACCCCCCCCTCGTGAAGGGGGGGAaggttttaatttaataattagGACTCGTTAATTGGTGGTgcttgtgaggttttttttttttgggggggggtctcCAGGCTTTTTGGGGGGGTCTTCACGTCCctcttggggacaccctgggggggggaaaggaggggaccCCCCCGCTCCGTCCCCACCACCCTTGGGGACCCTCCTGTCCCAAATTTCCCCCTTTTATCACCCTCCAATttaatccccccccccccttttatCTCACCCCCCAATTTTCCCCGGTgctgccccctccccttttttaaCCCCTCCCTGCCCGGAGGcggccccggtgccccccccgccctccccgGGGGCGGGACCCGGGGCCGGTCcccgcagcgccgccgccgccgccgccgccgccgctcccggctgCCATTTTAAGGTGAACAAAGCGGCGGAGGAGGCGGCAGGTGAGTGGCTCCGCGGCCGCGGGACCCCCCGGTACCGGCACCGGTACCGGCAGCGAGGGCCGAGCGCGGTCTCGGAACGGGAGGGAGCACCGGGAGGGGAGGTTCGTCCTTCCCCGCCGCCCCACCGGCACCGGGGGCCCCACCGGGCTTCCCTCCGGTACCGGGGTGTCTACCGGAACGCAGGTCCCCGCCGGTACCGGCTACGGGATTCCAAAGCGGTACCGGGGTCCTCACTGGCACCGGGGGCCACACCGGGTCCACACCGGTACCGGGGTCCTCACTGGTACCGGGGGCCACACCGGGCTTCCGTCCGGTACCGGCGTCTCTACCGGAACGCAGGTCCCCGCCGGTACCGGCTACGGGATTCCAAGGCGGTACCGGGGTCCTCACTGGTACCGGGGGCCACACCGGGTTCACACCGGTACCGGGGTCCCCGCCGGTACCGGGGGCCACACCGGGCTTCTCTCCGGTACCGGGGTCCCCGCCGGTACCCGGATTCCAGCGCGGTACCGGGGTCCCCACCGGGTGCACACCGGTACCGGCGGCCGAACCCCGCAGCGGTACCGGGGTCCCCAACAGCACCGAAATCCCCTCCGCGCTCCCTCCCCACCGGTCCCGGAGCCTTCACCGGCACCGCGGCTCCTCCCGGTGTCCCCGCAGCGGGGAAGGGACCCCCgagcccccagccctgtcccctccccgccGCCACCGGGGACACCGCGCTCCGGTCACCGCTCCGGGGGGCTCCCGGTGGGCTCAGACCGCGGGATCCCACGGGGATTGCGGGATTTGGGGTTTATAGGATTGGAGCACCGCCACTCTTGGACACCCCCAAAGCCCCGCCGGTGCCCGCCCTTACCGGGGGGTcctccccgcccctcccggaGGTCCGAGCAAATCCCGGTCCGGCCGGAACGGGCTCCCGGCTGGGTTTTCCCACAGGGATCCGGTTTTCCCCGGCGCTGCTCCTCACTCCGGGCTCTCCTGTGGGGTCCCCACATTGATTTTGagaccaccccccccccccccaaatttttCCAGCCGGGATTCGCCGCGTTCCTCAGGGCTGTGCCTCACGTGCCCtctgtaattattattattattatttcgaaaattactgttttttctttcatgagcATTATTTTTCTCGCCATTATTTCCGTTTTTAAtccacccccccccccggaTCAGCTNNNNNNNNNNNNNNNNNNNNNNNNNNNNNNNNNNNNNNNNNNNNNNNNNNNNNNNNNNNNNNNNNNNNNNNNNNNNNNNNNNNNNNNNNNNNNNNNNNNNNNNNNNNNNNNNNNNNNNNNNNNNNNNNNNNNNNNNNNNNNNNNNNNNNNNNNNNNNNNNNNNNNNNNNNNNNNNNNNNNNNNNNNNNNNNNNNNNNNNNCTCCCTCCTTgggaataaaaaccccaaatccccacaaACCTTGGCAGAGAAATCCCCAATCCTCCCTCCTTgggaataaaaaccccaaatcccacaaacCTTGGCAGAGAAATCCCCAATCCTCCCTCCTTgggaataaaaaccccaaatccccacaaACCTTGGCAGAGAAATCCCCAATCCTCCCTCCTTgggaataaaaaccccaaatccacaaACCTTGGCAGAGAAATCCCCAATCCTCCCTCCTTgggaataaaaaccccaaatccccacaaACCTTGGCAGAGAAATCCCCAATCCTCCCTCCTTGGGaatcaaaaccccaaatccccacaaACCTTGCAGAGAAATCCCAATCCTCCCTCCTTGGGaatcaaaaccccaaatcccacaaacCTTGGCAGagaaatcccaaatccctccaaatttggaaggaaaaccccaaacccccccaaactcaggaaaagcagccccaaatcccttcaccttggaagaaaaaccccaacccccccacaaatcccaaatttcccccatcccgctgctccagctcttcccagccggatttattcccaaaaaaccccaaaacggAAGCAGAACCCCTGAAATCCCCATTTTCTCCTCCCCgtaccccccaaaaaccccaattttgggggatttttatgGCCCTCTCCTATTTTTGGGGTGGGATCACCCCCCCCATGCCGGCCTCCCCCATTCCCGTTTTTCCAGCGGATCCCAAATCCCGAAGCGCTGCAGACCCGCGGGGGTTGTAGGAAACGTCTTTAATTGGCGTTAATTAATGGGTTTCTAGGGCGGAGCGAGGATTCCATCGGCCGGGATTGggccccaaaaatcccccaaatccccaaatcccaaagaaTCGCGGCTCATCCCGGCGCcagccaggaggggacagccctggggggTGGGTGCTGGGTGTCCCCCCCttccttggggacaccttggggacacccctgggtgcctctgtcccctccccctccttaGGACACCCTTGGgtgcctctgtcccctctccgtgtcccctccccctccttggggacacccctgggtgcctctgtcccctccccctccttggggacacccctgggtgcctctgtcccctccccctccttaGGGACACCCATGGGTGCCTCTGGCCCCTCTCCGTGtcccctccccttccttggggacacccctgggtggctctgtcccttctccttccttggggacacccctgggtgcctctgtcccctccccctccttaGGGACACCCATGGGTGCCTCTGGCCCCTCTCCGTGtcccctccccttccttggggacacccctgggtggctctgtcccctccccctccttggggacacccctgggtgcctctgtcccctctccgtGTCCCCTCTCACCCTTAGGGACACCCCTGGgtgcctctgtcccctctccgtgtcccctccccctccttggggacacccctgggtgcctctgtcccctctctgtgtcccctctccttccttggGAACACCCATGGGTGCCTCTGGCCCCTCTCCGTGTCCCCTCcacccttggggacacccatgggtgcctctgtcccctccccctccttaGGGACACCCATGGgtgcctctgtcccctctccgtgtcccctccccctccttaGGGACACCCTTGGgtgcctctgtcccctctccgtgtcccctccccctccttggggacacccatGGGTGGCtctgtcccttctccttccttggggacacccctgggtggctctgtcccctctctgtgtcccctccccctccttggggacacctaTGGgtgcctctgtcccctctctgtgtcccctccccctccttggggacacccatgggtggctctgtcccctctccttccttggggacacccctgggtgGCTCTGACTCCTCTCCGtgtcccctctccttccttggggacacccttgggtggctctgtcccctctctgtgtcccctccccctccttggggacacccatgggtgcctctgtcccctctccgtgtcccctctccttccttggGAACACCCATGGGTGCCTCTGGCCCCTCTCCGTGTCCCCTCcacccttggggacacccaTGGGTGGCTCtgtcccttccccctccttggggacacccatgggtggctctgtcccctctccttccttggggacacccatgggtgcctctgtcccctctccgtgtcccctctccttccttggGGACACCTATGGgtgcctctgtcccctctctgtgtcccctccccctccttgggAACACCCCTGGgtgcctctgtcccctccccctccttggggacacccctgggtgcctctgtcccctctccacCCTTAGGGACACCCCTGGGGTCCCCTCCCTCCTTAGGGACACCCCTGGGTGCTCAGGGGACACCTCAGGGGACACCCGGCCACACTTCCCAACCTCCGGAATCCGGGGAACAAAGAGCGGGCTCGCCCTTCCCGGGGCTCCCCGGAGGGGACAGagccaccctggggacaccccgaTGTCCCCAAGGGGTGCCCAGAAGGTCGGGAAGCTCCCCAGGGATCGGCTCAGTCCAGATTCCAACCGGGAGAACCTTCGGATTTAGGGCGAGCCCACAGATTTGGCGACAACGGCGAGACCCCAAAACTTCCGGCGACAATGACAGGACCCCAAAAGTTTTGGGGACAATGTGGGAACCCCAAAACTTCTGGTGACAATGCCAGGACCCCAAAATTTTGGGAACACCAGGACTCCAAAACTTTCAGGGACAACCCCATAATTTTGGGGACAACACAGGGACCCCACAACTTCTGGTGACAATGCCAGGACCCCAAAATTTTGGGGACAACCCCACAACTTTTGGCAACAACTCCAGGACCCCAAAATTTTGGGGACAACACCAGGACCCCAAAACTTTCAGGGACGACCCCATAACTTCTGGGGATAATGCCAGGACCCCAAAATTTTGGGAACACCAGGACTCCAAAACTTTCAGGGACAACCCCATAATTTTGGGGACAACACAAGGGACCCCACAACTTTTGGTGACACTGCCAGGACCCCAAAACTTCTGGTGACAATGCCAGGACCCCAAAATTTTGGGGACAACACCAGGACCCCAAAACTTTCAGGGACGACCCCATAACTTCTGGGGATAatgctgggaccccaaacctTCTGGTGACaaccctgggaccccaaaacttcTGGTGACAATGCCAGGACCCCAAAATTTTGGGGACAACCCCACAACTTTTGGCAACAActccaggacccccaaaatttTGGGGACAACACCAGGACTCCAAAACTTTCGGGGACAACCCCATAATTTTGGGGACAAcacagggaccccaaaacttCTGGTGACaaccctgggaccccaaaattttGGGGACAACCCCACAACTTTTGGCAACAACTCAGGACCCCAAAATTCTGGGGACAACACCAGGACCCCAAAACTTTCAGGGACGACCCCATAACTTCTGGGGATAACGCTGGGACCCCAAACCTTCTGGTGACaaccctgggaccccaaaacttTTGGGGACAACGCCAGGACCCCAAAACTTTCAGGGATGACCCCATAACTTCGGGGGACAACGCCAGGACCCCAAAACTTTTGTGGACAACCCCACAACTTCTGGCACCAACGCTGTGACCCCAAAACTTTTAGGGACAATGCCGGGAGCCCAAAACTTTTGGGGACAAGCCCACAACATTTTAGGGCCAACCCCAGAGGGAGCATCCCCATTCCCGTGGGAACGGGACGAACTCCGGAGCCAGCAGTTCGGGGAATCCACATCGAGCATTCCCGGGatattttccttccctccccaccctcctccGGAGCGTCCGTCCCTATTGTCCGGTCCCGTAGGGCCAGTTGAAGGTGCTCCCGGACAGCAGCATGTCCCGGATCAGCGTCTCGATGGGAGTTTTCCCGACGAGCCTCATGAAGAAAAGTTGGGATATGAGGGCGGCGGGAACGGCCCGGAGCGCCGGGAGCCGCAGCAGGAGCCTCCCGAAGCGTTGGGGTTGGGATGGGTATTGGGATCGCACGTATTCCGTCAGCGCCACCTGAGCCTTCTCCTGGAGGTTCTCCACGTGGGCAGGGTCGGACAAGCCGCAGGCGTCTGAGGAAGGAATGGGATGGAGGTTGGAGCAATCCCGGAATGCGTAGGGAATGTCCTGAAGTGGGAGGTCGGTTGTTCCTGGTGTGGGATgagctgagggagggagggatggatggaggggagggagggatggagggagggatggagggagggatggatggagggagggacggatggagggatggatggaggggtggagggatggagggagggagggatggatggatccatggagggagggagggatggagggagggagggagagagggagggatggagggatggagggagggagggatggagggagggatggagggagggatggagggagggatggagggagggatggagggagggagggaggggagggagggagggatggagggagggatggagggagggatggagggagggatggatggatggagggagggagggagggaggatggatggagggagggatggagggagggatggaggggagggatggagggagggatggatggatggagggagggagggaggggagggatggatggagggagggatggagggagggatggagggagggatggatggatggatggagggatggagggagggagggatggagggagggatggagggagggatggatggagggatggatggagggatggatccatggagggatggagggatggagggagggatggaggggagggagggatggagggagggatggagggagggatggagggagggagggagggagggatggagggagggagggatggatggagggagggatggatggagggatggatggatggagggagggatggagggagggagggagggatggagggagggatggagggagggatggagggatggatggagggagggatggagggatggatccatggagggatggatggatggaggggggggagggagggatggagggagggatggaggggagggagggatggagagagggatggatggatggagggagggatggatggagggagggagggagggatggagagggagggatggatggagggagggatggagggagggatggatggatccatggagggagggagggatggagggatggagggagggatggatggatccatggagggagggagggatggagggatggagggagggatggagggagggagggatggatggaggggtggagggagggagggatggagggagggatggatggatccatggagggagggagggatggagggagggatggagggagggatggagggagggatggagggagggatggatggaggggtggagggatggagggaggggatggagggatggaggggtggagggatggagggatggagggagggatggagggagggatccatggatggatccatggaggGATGGACGGGGGAGGATGTTTGGGTTCATGCCAAGGGCTCATTCCCAGGAGGGATCCCTGGATACGGGAGGAaagcaggaactgctccaggatAATGCGGAACAGCCTTTCCCTGCTCATTCCCGAGCTGCCAACTCTTGGAAAAACCTGGGATAACTCTTCCCACTCATTCCCAAGACCCCAAACCCTCAGAAAAACCTGGAGCAACCTCTCCCTACTCATTCCCACCTCTGGATCAATCCCGAACACTCGGGAGCTGTCAGGAAATCCTGGAAAAACCTCTTCCCACTCATTCCCAAGACCCCAAACCCTCAGAAAAACCCCTCCCTACTCATTCCCAAACCCCCAGGTCCTCGGGAAAACCCGGAAAAACCTCTCCCTGCTCAttcccaacccccccaaaccctcggAAAAGCCTGGCACAACCTCTCCCTCTAGGGATTCCCACCTCTAGATCGATCCCAAACCCTCGGGAGCCATcaggaaaacctggaaaaacCCGGAAAAACCTCTCCCTACTCATTCCCAACCCCCCTCAAACCCTCGGAAAAACCTGGCACAACCTCTCCCTGCTCATTCCCAACTCTAGATTGATCCCAAACCCTCGGGAGCCATCAGGAAAACCTGGGATAACCTCTTCCAACTCATTTCCAAGACCCcaaacccttgggaaaacccagaaaaacctCTCCCTAATTCCCAAGCCGCCAAACTCTTGGAAAAACCTGGGATAACCTCTTGCCACTCATTCCCAAGACCCCAAACCCTTAGAAAAACCCGGAAAAACCCCTCCCTACTCATTCCCAAACCCCCAAGTCCTCGGGAAAACCCGGACCAACCTCTCCCTGCTCATTCCCAAACCCCCAAGTCCTTGGGAAAACCCGGGACCAACCTCTCCCTGCTCATTCCCAAACCCCCAAGTCCTCGGGAAAACCCGGACCAACCTCTCCCTGCTCattcccaaaccccccaaaccctcggAAAACCCGGAACAACCTCTCCCTACTCAttcccaacccccccaaacctcGGAAAAACCTGGCACAACCTCTCCCTGCTCATTCCCAACTCTAGATCGATCCCAAACCCTCGGGAGCCATCAGGAAAACCTGGGATAACCTCTTCCAACTCATTTCCAAGACCCcaaacccttgggaaaacccagaaaaacctCTCCCTAATTCCCAAGCCGCCAAACTCTTGGAAAAACCTGGGATAACCTCTTGCCACTCATTCCCAAGACCCAAACCCTTAGAAAAACCCGGAAAAACCCCTCCCTACTCATTCCCAAACCCCCAAGTCCTCGGGAAAACCCGGACCAACCTCTCCCTGCTCATTCCCAAACCCCCAAGTCCTTGGGAAAACCCGGACCAACCTCTCCCTGCTCAttcccaacccccccaaaccctcggAAAAACCTGGCACAACCTCTCCCTGCTCATTCCCACCTCTAGATCGATCCCAAACCCTCGGGAGCCGTcaggaaaacctggaaaaacCCGGGAAAACCCCTCCCTGCTCAttcccaacccccccaaaccctcggAAAAACCTGGCACAACCTCTCCCTGGCTCATTCCCACCTCTAGATCGATCCCAAACCCTCGGGACCCATCAGGAAAACCTGGGATAACCTCTTCCAACTCATTTCCAAGACCCcaaacccttgggaaaacccagaaaaacctCTCCCTAATTCCCAAGCCGCCAAACTCTTGGAAAAACCTGGGATAACCTCTTGCCACTCATTCCCAAGACCCCAAACCCTTAGAAAAACCCGGACCAACCTCTCCCTGCTCATTCCCAAACCCCCAAGTCCTCGGGAAAACCCGGACCAACCTCTCCCTGCTCATTCCCAAACCCCCAAGTCCTTGGGAAAACCCGGACCAACCTCTCCCTGCTCattcccaaaccccccaaaccctcggGAAAACCCGGAACAACCTCTCCCTACTCAttcccaacccccccaaaccctcggAAAAACCTGGCACAACCTCTCCCTGCTCATTCCCAACTCTAGATCGATCCCAAACCCTCGGGACCCATCAGGAAAACCTGGGATAACCTCTTCCAACTCATTTCCAAGACCCcaaacccttgggaaaacccagaaaaacctCTCCCTAATTCCCAAGCCGCCAAACTCTTGGAAAAACCTGGGATAACCTCTTGCCACTCATTCCCAAGACCCCAAACCCTTAGAAAAACCCGGAAAAACCCCTCCCTACTCATTCCCAAACCCCCAAGTCCTCGGGAAAACCCGGACCAACCCCTCCCTACTCattccc
Protein-coding regions in this window:
- the NR2F6 gene encoding nuclear receptor subfamily 2 group F member 6 isoform X10 — encoded protein: MAMVAGAWGEPNGGGGGGGGGGGGGGGGGEEAASPAGGGSDAEHGEEERAGAAAVDCVVCGDKSSGKHYGVFTCEGCKSFFKRSIRRNLSYTCRSNRDCQIDQHHRNQCQYCRLKKCFRVGMRKEAVQRGRIPPSHSSSSPNPIPSGEYFNGQPVSELISQLLRAEPYPAARYGSQYAQQGSVMGIDNICELAARLLFSTVEWARNIPFFPELPVSDQVALLRLSWSELFVLNAAQSALPLHMAPLLAAAGFHASPMSAERVVSFMDQIRVFQEQVEKLNRLQVDSAEYSCLKAIALFTARRLRLVRPCPRGEPPGEGSGGADGIRAIPIPIPTPTLREAPAAAPGAPGRSRRPHIPTFLHEARRENSHRDADPGHAAVREHLQLALRDRTIGTDAPEEGGEGRKISRECSMWIPRTAGSGVRPVPTGMGMLPLGLALKCCGLVPKSFGLPALSLKVLGSQRWCQKLWGCPQKFWGPGVVTRRFGVPALSPEVMGSSLKVLGSWCCPQNFGVLSCCQKLWGCPQNFGVPGLSPEVLGSLCCPQNYGVVPESFGVLVLSPKFWGSWSCCQKLWGCPQNFGVLALSPEVLGSQGCHQKVWGPSIIPRSYGVVPESFGVLVLSPKFWGPGIVTRSFGVLAVSPKVVGSLVLSPKLWGCP
- the NR2F6 gene encoding nuclear receptor subfamily 2 group F member 6 isoform X6; this encodes MAMVAGAWGEPNGGGGGGGGGGGGGGGGGEEAASPAGGGSDAEHGEEERAGAAAVDCVVCGDKSSGKHYGVFTCEGCKSFFKRSIRRNLSYTCRSNRDCQIDQHHRNQCQYCRLKKCFRVGMRKEAVQRGRIPPSHSSSSPNPIPSGEYFNGQPVSELISQLLRAEPYPAARYGSQYAQQGSVMGIDNICELAARLLFSTVEWARNIPFFPELPVSDQVALLRLSWSELFVLNAAQSALPLHMAPLLAAAGFHASPMSAERVVSFMDQIRVFQEQVEKLNRLQVDSAEYSCLKAIALFTARRLRLVRPCPRGEPPGEGSGGADGIRAIPIPIPTPTLREAPAAAPGAPGRSRRPHIPTFLHEARRENSHRDADPGHAAVREHLQLALRDRTIGTDAPEEGGEGRKISRECSMWIPRTAGSGVRPVPTGMGMLPLGLALKCCGLVPKSFGLPALSLKVLGSQRWCQKLWGCPQKFWGPGVVTRRFGVPALSPEVMGSSLKVLGSWCCPQNFGVLSCCQKLWGCPQNFGVPGLSPEVLGSLCCPQNYGVVPESFGVLVLSPKFWGSWSCCQKLWGCPQNFGVLALSPEVLGSQGCHQKVWGPSIIPRSYGVVPESFGVLVLSPKFWGPGIVTRSFGVLAALSPEVMGSSLKVLGSWCCPQNFGVLELLPKVVGLSPKFWGPGIVTRSCGVPVLSPKLWGCP
- the NR2F6 gene encoding nuclear receptor subfamily 2 group F member 6 isoform X12; the protein is MAMVAGAWGEPNGGGGGGGGGGGGGGGGGEEAASPAGGGSDAEHGEEERAGAAAVDCVVCGDKSSGKHYGVFTCEGCKSFFKRSIRRNLSYTCRSNRDCQIDQHHRNQCQYCRLKKCFRVGMRKEAVQRGRIPPSHSSSSPNPIPSGEYFNGQPVSELISQLLRAEPYPAARYGSQYAQQGSVMGIDNICELAARLLFSTVEWARNIPFFPELPVSDQVALLRLSWSELFVLNAAQSALPLHMAPLLAAAGFHASPMSAERVVSFMDQIRVFQEQVEKLNRLQVDSAEYSCLKAIALFTARRLRLVRPCPRGEPPGEGSGGADGIRAIPIPIPTPTLREAPAAAPGAPGRSRRPHIPTFLHEARRENSHRDADPGHAAVREHLQLALRDRTIGTDAPEEGGEGRKISRECSMWIPRTAGSGVRPVPTGMGMLPLGLALKCCGLVPKSFGLPALSLKVLGSQRWCQKLWGCPQKFWGPGVVPRSYGVIPESFGVLALSPKVLGSQGCHQKVWGPSVIPRSYGVVPESFGVLVLSPEFWGPELLPKVVGLSPKFWGPRVVTRSFGVPVLSPKLWGCPRKFWSPGVVPKILGVLELLPKVVGLSPKFWGPGIVTRSFGVPGLSPEGLGSQHYPQKLWGRP
- the NR2F6 gene encoding nuclear receptor subfamily 2 group F member 6 isoform X2, whose translation is MAMVAGAWGEPNGGGGGGGGGGGGGGGGGEEAASPAGGGSDAEHGEEERAGAAAVDCVVCGDKSSGKHYGVFTCEGCKSFFKRSIRRNLSYTCRSNRDCQIDQHHRNQCQYCRLKKCFRVGMRKEAVQRGRIPPSHSSSSPNPIPSGEYFNGQPVSELISQLLRAEPYPAARYGSQYAQQGSVMGIDNICELAARLLFSTVEWARNIPFFPELPVSDQVALLRLSWSELFVLNAAQSALPLHMAPLLAAAGFHASPMSAERVVSFMDQIRVFQEQVEKLNRLQVDSAEYSCLKAIALFTARRLRLVRPCPRGEPPGEGSGGADGIRAIPIPIPTPTLREAPAAAPGAPGRSRRPHIPTFLHEARRENSHRDADPGHAAVREHLQLALRDRTIGTDAPEEGGEGRKISRECSMWIPRTAGSGVRPVPTGMGMLPLGLALKCCGLVPKSFGLPALSLKVLGSQRWCQKLWGCPQKFWGPGVVTRRFGVPALSPEVMGSSLKVLGSWCCPQNFGVLSCCQKLWGCPQNFGVPGLSPEVLGSLCCPQNYGVVPESFGVLVLSPKFWGSWSCCQKLWGCPQNFGVLALSPEVLGSQGCHQKVWGPSIIPRSYGVVPESFGVLVLSPKFWGPGIVTRSFGVLAALSPEVMGSSLKVLGSWCCPQNFGVLALSPEVVGSLCCPQNYGVVPESFGVLVFPKFWGPGIVTRSFGVPTLSPKLLGSCHCRRKFWGLAVVAKSVGSP
- the NR2F6 gene encoding nuclear receptor subfamily 2 group F member 6 isoform X9 encodes the protein MAMVAGAWGEPNGGGGGGGGGGGGGGGGGEEAASPAGGGSDAEHGEEERAGAAAVDCVVCGDKSSGKHYGVFTCEGCKSFFKRSIRRNLSYTCRSNRDCQIDQHHRNQCQYCRLKKCFRVGMRKEAVQRGRIPPSHSSSSPNPIPSGEYFNGQPVSELISQLLRAEPYPAARYGSQYAQQGSVMGIDNICELAARLLFSTVEWARNIPFFPELPVSDQVALLRLSWSELFVLNAAQSALPLHMAPLLAAAGFHASPMSAERVVSFMDQIRVFQEQVEKLNRLQVDSAEYSCLKAIALFTARRLRLVRPCPRGEPPGEGSGGADGIRAIPIPIPTPTLREAPAAAPGAPGRSRRPHIPTFLHEARRENSHRDADPGHAAVREHLQLALRDRTIGTDAPEEGGEGRKISRECSMWIPRTAGSGVRPVPTGMGMLPLGLALKCCGLVPKSFGLPALSLKVLGSQRWCQKLWGCPQKFWGPGVVPRSYGVIPESFGVLALSPKVLGSQGCHQKVWGPSVIPRSYGVVPESFGVLVLSPEFWGPELLPKVVGLSPKFWGPRVVTRSFGVPVLSPKLWGCPRKFWSPGVVPKILGSWHCHQKFWGPRVVTRRFGVPALSPEVMGSSLKVLGSWCCPQNFGVLALSPEVLGSWQHYPQKLWGRP